Proteins encoded in a region of the Methylosinus trichosporium OB3b genome:
- a CDS encoding ImuA family protein, which translates to MRHQPAIESLRAQIEKIEGQTRRVKSVLPFGIADIDARLPGGGLPLGALHEIAGGGNGAVDGAAAALFAAGIATRTKGKVLWVITRSDLFAPALAQAGLAPDRVIYVEAGNDKTVLACVEEGLRHGGLGAVVGEVARLDMTASRRLQLCAEGSGSIGLALRRWRRQSEAVDFGQPTAAATRWRVSVMPSAALPVPGVGRHRWLLELIRVRAGESADFEVEACDGSGRLAVPAELARGPASTAGWRRGAAG; encoded by the coding sequence TTGCGGCACCAGCCCGCCATAGAGTCGTTGCGCGCGCAGATCGAGAAGATCGAAGGCCAAACGCGGCGCGTCAAATCGGTCCTTCCGTTCGGAATCGCCGACATCGACGCGCGCCTTCCGGGCGGTGGTCTCCCCCTGGGCGCGCTCCATGAGATCGCTGGCGGCGGCAATGGCGCAGTGGACGGCGCGGCCGCGGCGCTGTTCGCCGCCGGGATCGCGACGCGTACAAAAGGCAAGGTTCTCTGGGTCATCACGCGATCCGACCTCTTCGCCCCGGCGCTGGCGCAGGCGGGCTTGGCGCCCGATCGCGTGATCTATGTCGAGGCCGGCAATGACAAGACCGTGCTGGCATGTGTCGAGGAAGGCTTGCGGCACGGCGGTCTCGGCGCGGTCGTCGGAGAAGTCGCGCGTCTCGACATGACAGCGTCCCGGCGTCTCCAGCTCTGCGCCGAGGGAAGCGGCTCGATCGGACTCGCGTTGCGGCGCTGGCGCCGGCAATCCGAAGCCGTAGACTTCGGTCAGCCGACTGCCGCGGCGACCAGATGGCGCGTCTCGGTCATGCCCTCGGCGGCGCTGCCGGTTCCCGGCGTCGGCCGCCACCGCTGGCTCCTGGAGCTGATCCGCGTCCGCGCCGGTGAAAGCGCGGATTTCGAAGTGGAGGCGTGTGATGGTTCGGGTCGTCTCGCTGTTCCTGCCGAGCTGGCCCGCGGACCGGCTTCGACGGCAGGCTGGCGACGCGGCGCCGCCGGCTGA
- a CDS encoding DUF3732 domain-containing protein produces MKIKSIHIYSHDGRRRDVMFHLNGLNVITGRSSTGKSALSDILEYLMGRSTFNIPEGVIRDRVAWFAVIYQFDGEQVLVAKPTPDSGRASCSLAMLRRGAQLNVPVFAELTVNDDDDGVETLLSRLLGIPENVTDVPLSSTRESYQANIKHTHYYLFQKQGIVANKDQLFYRQNEQFQPQAIKDTLPILLGISSRDKYELESRLRGVQRDIRLNGKLLEQARNAIATSDEKALGLLSEARAVGIALLDVGETRSWVDLLRSVLAWKPAPVPEDDGLRVSAIENDLVLLRERRREIQQRIDAAIQYAKRSEGFETEAEEQKDRLTSIKLLPKNPATGAWQWPFAEANLGMETPLAAALLAELESLEREMAAVVGERPALDEYLAGQRQDIQDIGDQIRNKEVELSGAIASSEIIAQMGNRNNAASRVVGRVSLFLEGLVPDEELARLEREDRRLKAKAEDLERKIGTDDSRERLVSTLNSIAMHMSGYISALGGEFGQFPARLDLHNLTVAIDRPGRPIYMPRTGGGENHLAYHLAALLALHRYAANNNQPIPRFLLIDQPTQVYFPSETVYKAADGSVETTETDADLEAVRRLFELLRRFTEVDAPGFQIIVTEHANLRDGWFQAALVERPWTKPPALVPGDWPNENGEVA; encoded by the coding sequence ATGAAGATCAAATCCATCCACATCTACAGCCACGATGGCCGCCGCCGCGACGTGATGTTTCACCTAAATGGCCTGAACGTCATCACGGGCCGGTCTTCGACGGGTAAGTCTGCGCTGTCCGACATCCTCGAATATTTGATGGGCCGCTCCACATTCAACATCCCCGAGGGGGTGATCCGCGATCGCGTGGCGTGGTTTGCAGTGATCTACCAGTTCGACGGCGAGCAGGTCCTGGTCGCCAAACCCACGCCCGACAGTGGCCGCGCGAGTTGCAGCCTCGCCATGTTAAGGCGCGGCGCCCAGTTGAACGTGCCGGTCTTTGCCGAGCTAACCGTCAACGACGATGACGATGGGGTGGAGACGCTGCTGTCACGCCTCCTGGGCATCCCAGAGAACGTCACGGATGTGCCACTGAGTAGCACCCGAGAAAGCTACCAAGCCAACATCAAGCACACGCACTACTACCTGTTTCAAAAGCAGGGCATCGTCGCCAACAAGGACCAGCTATTCTATCGACAGAACGAGCAGTTCCAACCGCAAGCGATCAAGGATACGCTGCCAATTTTACTCGGTATCTCCTCCCGCGACAAGTATGAGCTGGAATCGCGTCTTCGCGGCGTACAACGCGACATTCGTCTCAACGGAAAACTGCTGGAACAGGCCCGCAACGCGATTGCGACCTCTGATGAGAAGGCGCTCGGCCTTCTGTCCGAGGCCAGGGCCGTCGGCATTGCTCTTTTGGATGTCGGTGAGACCCGTTCTTGGGTGGATCTCCTTCGGAGCGTTCTGGCCTGGAAGCCCGCGCCTGTGCCGGAGGATGATGGCCTGCGCGTTTCGGCCATCGAAAACGACCTGGTGTTGCTGCGCGAACGTCGCCGGGAAATTCAGCAGCGCATCGACGCGGCGATCCAGTACGCAAAGCGCTCGGAGGGTTTCGAGACCGAGGCCGAGGAGCAGAAAGATCGGCTGACCTCGATCAAGCTCCTGCCCAAAAACCCCGCGACCGGAGCGTGGCAGTGGCCATTCGCCGAAGCCAATCTGGGCATGGAGACCCCATTGGCCGCCGCCCTGCTCGCCGAGCTTGAATCACTCGAACGCGAAATGGCGGCTGTGGTCGGCGAACGCCCGGCCCTGGATGAATACCTCGCCGGCCAGCGCCAGGACATCCAGGATATCGGTGACCAGATCCGCAACAAGGAGGTGGAGCTATCGGGCGCTATCGCCAGCAGCGAGATCATCGCTCAGATGGGCAACCGCAACAATGCGGCCTCCCGCGTGGTAGGTCGAGTCAGCCTGTTCCTAGAAGGCCTTGTGCCCGATGAAGAACTTGCCCGGCTTGAGCGCGAGGACCGGCGTCTTAAGGCCAAGGCCGAAGACCTAGAGCGCAAGATCGGCACTGATGACTCCAGAGAACGGCTGGTGTCCACGCTTAACAGCATCGCCATGCACATGTCGGGCTACATTTCCGCGCTGGGCGGCGAATTTGGCCAATTTCCCGCGCGTCTGGATTTGCACAACCTAACCGTGGCGATCGATCGTCCAGGCCGGCCGATCTACATGCCCCGGACCGGGGGCGGCGAAAACCATCTCGCCTACCACCTAGCGGCCCTGCTGGCCCTGCATCGCTATGCGGCCAACAACAACCAGCCGATCCCCCGGTTCCTGCTCATTGACCAGCCGACCCAGGTCTACTTCCCGTCGGAGACGGTCTACAAGGCCGCCGACGGTTCTGTCGAGACGACCGAAACTGACGCCGATCTCGAAGCCGTTCGTCGCCTGTTCGAACTCCTGCGTCGCTTCACGGAGGTAGACGCGCCAGGATTCCAGATCATCGTCACCGAACATGCCAACCTGCGGGACGGCTGGTTCCAGGCCGCGCTGGTCGAGCGGCCATGGACGAAACCGCCGGCGCTGGTGCCTGGCGATTGGCCCAACGAGAACGGCGAAGTGGCCTGA
- a CDS encoding error-prone DNA polymerase, which yields MSGPFRYAELQVTSHFSFLRGASSCDEIFAQAALQGVEAVAVVDRNSLAGVVRAFEAAKTTGVRLIVGCRLDLIDGMSVLVYPTDRAAYGRLCRLLSLGKRRGGKAKCLLEWADLVAFSEGLIGILVPDEADETCGLRLRRLRDAFGDRAYLALTLRRRPNDQLRIHELSTMAARMRVPSVVTNDVLYHAPDRRMLQDVVTCIRHGVTIDELGDRREHGDRYMKPPEEMRRLFPRNPEAVARTIEIAARCRFDLGELSYQYPEERDDPTLTPQETLEKLVWEGAETRYPEGVPESVRASLRHELGLIEKLRYAPYFLTVNSIVRFARSRDILCQGRGSAANSAVCYVLGVTSIDPGRNDLLFERFVSEERREPPDIDVDFEHERREIVMQWVFDTYGRDRAALCSTVIRYRAKGAMRDVGKALGLTQDIVETLSSRVWEQSEGAEDEHGGALGDRRLRLALDLARQLMGTPRHLSQHPGGFVLTQDRLDELVPIEPAAMDARQVIEWDKDDIDAMKFMKVDVLALGMLSCMKRGLDMLADHKGIHLDLAAIPAEDPRTYAMIRRADTLGTFQIESRAQMSMLPRLKPRTFYDLVVQVAIVRPGPIQGDMVHPYLRRREGLEPVVFPKPELEKVLGKTLGVPLFQEQAMRVAIECAGFTPGEADMLRKSMATFKFTGGVSGFKQKLIEGMVDRGYERDFAEQTFRQLEGFGSYGFPESHAASFALIAYASAWLKCWHPDVFCAALLNAQPMGFYAPAQIVRDAVAHRVDVRPVCVNASRWDCALEPTEDDSRFAVRLGLRMVKGLANAHGGAIVAARADRPFASVDDLWRRAGVPSAVLVHLAEADAFRPALGLARREALWAIKALRDEPLPLFAAASAREAEFVPEVSEPAVTLRPMTAGGEVVEDYGHVGLTLRAHPLSFLREDLRRRRIVTCAESMVARDGLWLEAAGIVLVRQRPGSAKGVMFVTLEDETGIANLVIWAKVLEANRRAILSAGMMAAHGRVQREGDVVHLVAQRITDLSADLASVGSREAAFPLPHGRGDQLRRGVSGRPDLPRGSIRVRSRDFH from the coding sequence ATGAGCGGCCCATTCCGCTACGCCGAGCTGCAGGTCACATCGCATTTTTCGTTTCTGCGCGGCGCGTCATCCTGCGACGAGATTTTCGCCCAGGCGGCGCTGCAGGGCGTCGAAGCGGTCGCCGTGGTCGACCGCAACTCGCTGGCCGGCGTCGTGCGCGCATTCGAGGCCGCCAAGACGACCGGCGTGCGCCTCATCGTCGGCTGTCGCCTCGATCTCATCGATGGCATGTCGGTGCTGGTCTATCCGACCGACCGCGCCGCCTATGGCCGCCTTTGCCGGCTGCTGTCGCTCGGCAAGAGGCGCGGCGGCAAGGCGAAATGCCTCCTGGAATGGGCCGATCTCGTCGCCTTCAGCGAGGGCCTGATCGGCATCCTCGTTCCTGACGAGGCCGATGAGACCTGCGGCCTGCGATTGCGCCGGCTGCGCGACGCCTTCGGCGACCGCGCCTATCTCGCATTGACGCTTCGCCGGCGCCCGAACGACCAGCTTCGCATCCACGAGCTGTCGACCATGGCCGCGCGGATGCGCGTGCCGAGCGTCGTCACCAATGACGTGCTCTATCACGCGCCCGACCGGCGAATGCTGCAGGATGTCGTGACCTGCATTCGCCACGGCGTCACCATCGACGAGCTCGGCGATCGACGCGAGCACGGCGACCGCTACATGAAGCCGCCCGAGGAAATGCGCCGGCTGTTCCCGCGCAATCCCGAGGCGGTCGCGCGCACGATCGAGATCGCGGCGCGTTGCCGCTTCGACCTCGGGGAGCTTTCCTACCAATATCCGGAAGAGCGCGACGATCCGACGCTCACTCCGCAGGAGACGCTGGAAAAGCTCGTCTGGGAAGGCGCAGAAACGCGCTATCCCGAAGGCGTGCCGGAGAGCGTCCGGGCGTCCCTGCGGCACGAGCTGGGCCTGATCGAGAAGCTTCGATACGCGCCGTATTTTCTCACGGTGAACAGCATCGTCCGCTTCGCCCGCTCCCGGGATATCCTCTGCCAGGGTCGTGGGTCGGCCGCCAATTCCGCCGTCTGCTACGTGCTCGGCGTCACCTCGATCGATCCCGGCCGCAACGACCTTCTGTTCGAGAGGTTCGTCAGCGAGGAGCGCCGCGAGCCGCCGGACATCGATGTCGATTTCGAGCACGAACGGCGCGAGATCGTCATGCAGTGGGTATTCGACACCTATGGCCGCGACCGCGCGGCGCTTTGCTCGACGGTGATCCGCTATCGAGCCAAGGGCGCGATGCGCGACGTCGGCAAGGCGCTCGGCCTCACTCAGGATATCGTCGAGACGCTGTCGAGCCGGGTCTGGGAACAATCGGAGGGCGCCGAGGACGAACACGGCGGAGCGCTCGGCGACCGGCGCTTGCGCTTGGCGCTCGACCTCGCGCGTCAGCTCATGGGGACGCCCCGGCATCTGTCGCAGCATCCCGGCGGATTCGTGCTCACCCAGGACAGGCTCGACGAGCTTGTCCCGATCGAGCCGGCCGCGATGGACGCCCGGCAGGTGATCGAATGGGACAAGGACGACATCGACGCCATGAAGTTCATGAAGGTCGACGTGCTGGCTCTGGGGATGCTGAGCTGCATGAAGCGCGGCCTCGACATGCTCGCCGATCACAAGGGAATCCATCTCGATCTCGCCGCCATCCCGGCGGAGGATCCGCGCACCTACGCGATGATCCGGCGCGCCGACACGCTCGGAACCTTTCAGATCGAGTCCCGCGCGCAGATGTCGATGTTGCCGCGGCTGAAGCCGCGGACCTTCTACGATCTCGTCGTGCAGGTCGCGATCGTCAGGCCGGGACCGATCCAGGGCGACATGGTCCACCCCTATCTGCGCCGCCGGGAAGGGCTGGAGCCCGTCGTCTTCCCGAAGCCGGAGCTCGAAAAAGTGCTCGGCAAGACCTTGGGCGTTCCGCTCTTTCAGGAACAGGCCATGCGCGTGGCGATCGAATGCGCCGGCTTCACGCCCGGCGAAGCCGATATGCTGCGCAAATCCATGGCCACGTTCAAATTCACCGGCGGAGTCTCCGGATTCAAGCAGAAGCTGATCGAAGGGATGGTCGACCGCGGCTATGAGCGCGACTTCGCCGAGCAGACTTTCCGCCAGCTCGAAGGCTTCGGCTCTTACGGCTTTCCGGAATCGCACGCGGCCTCTTTCGCGCTCATCGCCTATGCCAGCGCCTGGCTGAAATGCTGGCATCCCGATGTGTTCTGCGCGGCGCTGCTGAACGCTCAGCCCATGGGCTTCTATGCGCCGGCCCAGATCGTCAGGGACGCGGTCGCGCATCGAGTCGATGTGCGGCCAGTCTGCGTCAACGCCTCGCGCTGGGATTGCGCGCTGGAGCCGACCGAGGACGACAGCCGCTTCGCTGTGCGCCTCGGCCTGCGCATGGTCAAAGGTCTCGCCAACGCCCATGGCGGCGCCATCGTCGCCGCACGCGCCGACCGGCCCTTCGCCTCGGTCGACGATCTCTGGCGCCGCGCCGGCGTCCCATCCGCGGTTCTGGTCCATCTCGCCGAAGCCGACGCCTTCCGTCCGGCCCTGGGGCTCGCCCGCCGCGAAGCGTTATGGGCGATCAAGGCGCTGCGGGACGAGCCGCTTCCTCTCTTCGCCGCCGCCTCCGCGCGGGAGGCCGAATTCGTCCCCGAGGTGAGCGAGCCGGCGGTGACATTGCGGCCGATGACAGCGGGCGGCGAGGTCGTCGAGGACTACGGCCATGTCGGGCTGACGTTGAGGGCGCACCCGCTCAGCTTCCTACGCGAGGATCTCCGGCGCCGGCGCATCGTCACTTGCGCCGAGTCGATGGTGGCGCGCGACGGCCTCTGGCTGGAAGCCGCCGGCATCGTCCTCGTCCGCCAGCGTCCGGGCAGCGCCAAGGGGGTCATGTTCGTCACCTTGGAGGACGAGACCGGCATCGCCAACCTCGTGATCTGGGCGAAGGTGCTCGAGGCGAACCGGCGCGCAATCCTGTCGGCCGGCATGATGGCGGCGCACGGACGCGTCCAGCGCGAGGGCGACGTTGTTCATCTGGTCGCGCAGCGCATCACGGACTTATCGGCCGACCTCGCCAGTGTGGGCAGCAGGGAAGCGGCGTTTCCTCTCCCACATGGACGCGGCGACCAGCTTCGCCGCGGCGTTTCCGGTCGTCCCGATTTGCCCAGAGGCTCGATAAGAGTGAGAAGCCGGGATTTCCACTGA
- a CDS encoding ABC-three component system protein yields the protein MSGNARSPYSAAEQGLGYTYQARFALLKILELPEDSSLLLEKEDDVDFDDTSGRKSLMSLKHKAVGDTLTDLATDFWKSVRIWLTHYKANGRIGCDARFMLFTTATVSAESVLTKFTDHDADGEARAQAVQKPLAKSKSVLIAAVRDELATLTTAELDDFYSRITIADAELRITEIPGVIINQHLRTIRRESRPLLFERLEGWWMDQAIQLLAGERKAPITGIEVSDKLSSMAEEYRNDNLPITFRQRQPDQIDIANDPRLFIEQLRALDLSTTRLRNAIIDYYRAFEQRSSWARENLLVSNEIEEYEDRLIDEWTRYKEVIFETITDKSDDAACLSAGRELYRWAELETTSLRIRERVTEPYVVRGAFHILANARPQPHIHWHPRFLAELARILGKAA from the coding sequence ATGAGCGGCAACGCACGCTCACCGTATTCAGCCGCGGAGCAAGGTCTTGGCTATACATACCAAGCCCGGTTCGCGCTTTTGAAGATCCTGGAGCTACCAGAAGACAGCTCGCTTCTCCTTGAGAAGGAGGACGACGTCGATTTCGACGACACCTCAGGCCGGAAGAGCCTGATGTCCCTTAAGCACAAGGCCGTCGGCGACACCCTCACAGACCTTGCGACCGACTTTTGGAAATCGGTGCGCATCTGGCTCACGCATTACAAGGCCAATGGCCGGATCGGCTGTGATGCGCGCTTCATGCTGTTCACCACGGCGACGGTCAGCGCGGAGTCCGTCCTCACGAAGTTCACAGACCATGATGCCGATGGCGAAGCACGGGCCCAGGCTGTCCAAAAGCCGCTAGCGAAATCCAAGAGCGTATTGATCGCCGCCGTACGCGACGAACTGGCGACGCTGACGACGGCCGAGCTGGACGACTTTTACTCTCGGATCACAATCGCCGACGCGGAGCTTCGAATTACCGAAATTCCCGGCGTCATCATTAATCAGCACCTGCGAACCATCCGCAGGGAGTCGCGACCACTTCTATTCGAACGGCTTGAAGGTTGGTGGATGGACCAAGCGATCCAGCTTCTGGCCGGCGAGCGCAAAGCACCGATCACCGGGATTGAGGTGTCCGACAAGCTCTCCTCGATGGCGGAGGAATATCGTAACGACAACCTGCCCATCACTTTCCGGCAACGGCAGCCCGACCAGATCGACATCGCCAACGATCCGCGTCTGTTCATCGAACAGCTTCGCGCTTTGGACCTGTCCACGACCCGCTTGCGGAATGCGATCATCGACTACTACCGGGCGTTTGAGCAGCGTTCCAGTTGGGCCCGAGAAAACCTGCTCGTCTCCAACGAAATCGAAGAATACGAAGACCGGCTCATCGACGAATGGACCCGCTACAAGGAAGTCATCTTCGAGACCATCACCGATAAGAGCGATGATGCCGCGTGTCTGTCCGCGGGACGTGAACTCTACCGCTGGGCCGAGTTGGAAACGACTTCCCTTCGCATTCGCGAGCGCGTGACAGAGCCCTATGTCGTCCGCGGCGCCTTCCACATCTTGGCCAATGCGAGACCCCAGCCGCACATTCACTGGCACCCACGCTTTCTAGCGGAACTGGCCCGAATTCTGGGGAAAGCGGCATGA
- a CDS encoding three component ABC system middle component codes for MRVWDRRPIEIRNLFNPAFCGLVLFRAMVAFEEEDERGLPFSLVPLILPICLHKQSREILAPSTRSYFLKLVANHPQLLVGFGGRAQDMLPFTFEALGLLHHLGAIPSAVRRALERQPARGAQVDNGLGGDSIDPEGR; via the coding sequence ATGAGGGTTTGGGACCGGCGGCCAATCGAAATCCGAAACCTCTTCAACCCAGCCTTCTGTGGCCTGGTGCTATTCAGGGCCATGGTGGCCTTCGAGGAAGAGGACGAGCGCGGTCTTCCGTTCTCGCTCGTGCCGCTCATTTTGCCAATTTGCCTGCACAAGCAGTCACGAGAAATCCTTGCCCCGAGTACGCGCAGCTATTTCCTCAAGCTCGTCGCCAATCATCCGCAATTGCTCGTGGGGTTCGGCGGTCGCGCCCAGGACATGCTGCCTTTCACGTTCGAGGCGCTGGGACTGCTGCACCACCTTGGAGCGATCCCAAGTGCGGTCCGACGGGCGCTTGAAAGGCAACCCGCAAGGGGTGCGCAAGTCGATAACGGGCTCGGAGGAGACTCAATCGATCCAGAAGGTCGCTAA
- a CDS encoding three component ABC system middle component, which produces MRKSITGSEETQSIQKVAKYLGKEFARIGDRVTIYATMGVRP; this is translated from the coding sequence GTGCGCAAGTCGATAACGGGCTCGGAGGAGACTCAATCGATCCAGAAGGTCGCTAAGTATCTGGGGAAGGAGTTTGCTCGCATCGGTGATCGGGTGACGATCTACGCAACGATGGGCGTTCGGCCATGA
- a CDS encoding Y-family DNA polymerase, protein MVRVVSLFLPSWPADRLRRQAGDAAPPAETPLVLIGHDGRRQVVRAADAAAMAAGARVGMPAAKARILVQGLVVRDHDPAADAQGLDRLALWALRRYAPIVAADPPDGLVIDSTGADHLHGGEEPMLAGLIDRLASSGVRARAAIADSWGAAHALARYAARPVLIAPLGHSGSVLTGLPLAALRLPADMVAALHVLGFERIGDLLAQPRAPLTLRFGPQLGRRIDQALGILSEPIVPIRPDELIEVRRNFAEPIGAAETIARHIGELVAQLCAGLEAEGLGAKRLDLICHRVDDRLQAVRVGVAMPVRDVKRLTRLLIDKIETIEPGFGIETLSLAATLAEPLAERQILTTMVDDGTPDVSDLVDTLVNRVGERSLYRAAPVATETPERSVLRIPAMAPDTGETWQGRWPRPSRLLASPEPIETLAALPDHPPVAFTWRGVRRRVRRADGPERIRGEWWRRDAELTAVRDYFRVEDDAGERYWIFRSGDGEDPNSGSQRWFLHGVFG, encoded by the coding sequence ATGGTTCGGGTCGTCTCGCTGTTCCTGCCGAGCTGGCCCGCGGACCGGCTTCGACGGCAGGCTGGCGACGCGGCGCCGCCGGCTGAGACGCCGCTCGTCCTGATCGGTCACGACGGGAGGAGGCAGGTGGTGCGGGCTGCGGACGCGGCGGCCATGGCTGCGGGCGCGCGCGTCGGAATGCCAGCCGCCAAGGCGCGGATTCTCGTGCAGGGTCTCGTCGTTCGAGATCACGACCCCGCGGCCGACGCCCAGGGCCTCGACCGTCTCGCACTGTGGGCGCTCCGACGCTACGCGCCGATCGTCGCCGCCGATCCCCCGGATGGCTTGGTGATCGACTCTACCGGAGCCGATCATCTCCACGGCGGCGAAGAACCCATGCTCGCCGGCCTGATCGACAGGCTTGCATCGTCCGGCGTGCGTGCGCGTGCGGCGATCGCCGACAGCTGGGGCGCGGCGCACGCCTTGGCTCGCTACGCCGCGCGGCCTGTGCTGATCGCGCCGCTCGGTCATAGCGGATCCGTGCTGACGGGCCTTCCGCTCGCCGCGCTTCGCCTGCCTGCCGACATGGTTGCGGCGCTCCATGTTCTCGGCTTCGAGCGGATCGGCGATCTCCTCGCGCAACCACGCGCGCCGCTCACTCTGCGCTTCGGGCCGCAGCTCGGGCGCCGCATCGATCAGGCCCTCGGAATTCTCAGCGAACCGATCGTGCCGATCCGACCGGACGAGCTGATCGAGGTGAGGCGCAACTTCGCGGAGCCCATCGGCGCGGCCGAGACCATAGCTCGTCATATCGGCGAGCTGGTCGCCCAGCTCTGCGCCGGGCTGGAGGCCGAAGGGCTGGGAGCCAAGCGCCTCGACCTCATTTGTCACCGGGTGGACGATCGCCTGCAGGCGGTGCGTGTCGGGGTCGCCATGCCGGTGCGCGACGTGAAGCGCCTCACGCGGCTCCTGATCGACAAGATCGAGACGATCGAGCCCGGTTTCGGCATCGAAACCCTCAGCCTCGCCGCGACACTGGCCGAGCCGCTCGCGGAAAGGCAGATCCTGACCACGATGGTCGATGACGGAACGCCGGACGTCTCCGATCTCGTCGACACCCTCGTCAACCGCGTCGGTGAGCGTAGCCTCTACCGAGCTGCGCCGGTCGCCACCGAGACGCCCGAGCGCTCGGTGCTCCGAATTCCGGCCATGGCGCCCGACACCGGCGAGACATGGCAGGGGCGCTGGCCGCGGCCGTCGCGGCTGTTGGCGTCGCCCGAACCGATCGAGACGCTGGCCGCCCTGCCGGATCATCCGCCGGTCGCCTTCACCTGGCGTGGCGTGAGGCGGCGCGTCCGCCGGGCCGACGGACCCGAGCGCATCCGCGGCGAGTGGTGGCGGCGCGACGCAGAGCTGACCGCCGTGCGTGACTATTTCCGCGTCGAGGACGACGCCGGCGAACGCTACTGGATCTTCCGCTCCGGGGACGGCGAGGATCCCAACAGCGGCTCGCAGCGCTGGTTCCTGCACGGAGTGTTCGGATGA
- a CDS encoding YaiI/YqxD family protein: MTIKIYIDGDACPVKDETYKVASRYGLQTFVVSNSFIQIPRSPLIARIIVDAGADVADDWIVEQVVAGDVVVTSDIPLAGRVLAKDAHAIAPYGRAFTQDSIGLALAQRSLMEHIRSTGEITGGPPPFSSANRSQFLRALDQAIIREQKRRL; the protein is encoded by the coding sequence ATGACGATCAAGATCTACATCGACGGCGACGCGTGCCCCGTGAAAGATGAAACTTACAAAGTTGCCTCTCGCTATGGCTTGCAGACTTTCGTCGTATCTAACAGTTTTATACAAATCCCGCGGTCGCCGCTGATCGCCAGGATAATCGTGGATGCCGGAGCCGACGTGGCCGACGATTGGATCGTAGAGCAGGTCGTTGCTGGAGATGTGGTCGTCACCAGCGATATTCCTTTGGCCGGACGAGTATTGGCAAAGGACGCGCATGCTATCGCACCCTATGGTCGCGCCTTTACACAGGACTCGATCGGTCTGGCTCTCGCGCAACGCTCGCTCATGGAGCATATCCGCTCGACGGGCGAAATCACCGGCGGCCCTCCGCCATTTTCTTCAGCTAACCGGTCGCAGTTCCTTCGAGCGTTGGACCAAGCCATTATCCGAGAGCAAAAACGGCGGCTATGA
- a CDS encoding restriction endonuclease, translating into MELPHDLERLIQDALAELGIKADSAKIAHKVKLLNLGLPAEDQFQVICAWLGKCDLIHKLDQVQAPLASRQTYQVPDLLAHFQEQGAFLIEVKVFGKQTLSLRADYLARLKAYATLVSKPLLIAWTFHGLWTLFDARHLKLAKTNFNIKHSEAMRQSLLGVLAGDCVFKLAPGAGVHFEMSKDALEQVEETDTRKVETWRMHIAKVGFTKGGGLPAANLHPETRQLLVAWDLEVHDDHHPDHIDRHFVVGDEGMQFAHMALVQLLAWERGADRAQDWRQILRAPEITKTIVSFSAALDRALAEGVVSHIFHLQPNDWGDLRRPAKQR; encoded by the coding sequence ATGGAATTGCCCCACGACCTTGAGCGGCTGATCCAGGATGCGCTCGCCGAGCTCGGGATCAAAGCCGACTCCGCCAAGATCGCACACAAGGTCAAGCTGCTGAACTTGGGCCTGCCCGCCGAGGACCAGTTCCAGGTGATCTGCGCGTGGCTGGGAAAATGCGACCTGATCCACAAGCTCGATCAGGTACAGGCTCCGCTCGCCTCGCGCCAGACCTACCAGGTGCCCGATCTGTTGGCGCACTTCCAAGAGCAGGGCGCCTTCCTGATCGAGGTCAAGGTATTCGGCAAGCAAACCCTGTCGCTCCGTGCCGACTATCTGGCTAGGCTGAAGGCCTATGCCACGTTGGTCAGTAAGCCTCTGCTGATCGCCTGGACGTTCCATGGCCTTTGGACGCTGTTCGACGCGCGCCATCTCAAGCTGGCCAAGACCAACTTCAACATTAAACACAGCGAGGCCATGCGCCAGAGCCTTCTCGGCGTGCTGGCGGGTGACTGCGTATTCAAACTCGCGCCTGGTGCCGGCGTCCATTTCGAGATGAGCAAGGATGCGCTCGAACAGGTCGAGGAGACGGACACTCGAAAGGTCGAGACTTGGCGCATGCACATCGCAAAGGTCGGCTTCACGAAGGGGGGCGGTTTGCCCGCCGCTAACCTTCACCCCGAAACCCGACAGTTGTTGGTGGCTTGGGACCTGGAGGTGCATGACGATCACCATCCCGACCACATTGACCGACATTTCGTAGTCGGCGACGAGGGCATGCAGTTCGCACATATGGCATTGGTCCAGCTGCTGGCTTGGGAGCGTGGGGCAGACAGGGCGCAGGACTGGCGGCAAATCCTCCGCGCGCCGGAGATCACCAAGACCATCGTCAGCTTTAGCGCCGCCTTAGACCGCGCCTTGGCCGAAGGGGTAGTCTCACACATTTTCCACTTACAGCCGAACGACTGGGGCGATCTCCGGCGGCCGGCCAAGCAAAGATGA